In Aspergillus nidulans FGSC A4 chromosome II, the genomic stretch TCATGCGCGAAGTTGGCCTGAAGTGCATAAGCTTCAACGGTATCCCTCGAACAATTAACTGCCTCAATGCCTTCAAAGCGTCTCTACCCGAGTCGATCGCCTTGGCGCTGTCAAAGGAACCAACCCGCACCCCCTCACCGCAGAATATCACGGAGATCTCAACACGCGGGAAGGATCTCTGGGACTCTATCTACCGCCCCTTCGAAGTAAAACTCTACGACAAACTAGCAGACGCACACCCCGACTTGCCCGTGCACATTCTACATGCAAATTATGGCGCTCTCCTCTCTGATCCAGCGGGTCGAACGACGGGTGCAAACCTTGGCAGAATAGGGACGAGCATTGTTGCGATTGCCTGCCTGAGGGCGCAGACTGGCGTTGGGCCGCAGGTGGTGTCGCATGTTTTCGGGCTAAGGAAAGCCCTGGAGGATGGCACTTGGAAGCAGGATgctgagagcgaggaggggGCGAGATGGTTAgctggagaggaggggaatgCGTGGATATTGAGGAGCGTAGATGAGATTGTCGCGGAAATCAGTGAGGGCCAGGGATCGAATTTTGCGCCCGGGAAGGCCAAGTTGTAGATTATGAGAGTTGTATATATACCAGGGTGGGGCTAGGTGGGATGCGATGTATACAGTGGGCATACGGccggatatatatatactgaGTTTTTCTAGCACTCGTTATAGTGAACAGTATTTGTGCAGAGCAATGACTAGATAAGTACAGCATTATTTTAtttggccttcttgttctcaGATACACTCCGGGGTTTTTTTCTATAGCTCCCCCCACCGAGCGAAGCAGCTGCCGACATTTGAAGCGAGGGGCTTGTCCACTTGAGGGTATAACGAATGCTCACCTGGACAGCTGTGGCCGAATAGCTTCGCACAATGATGAAAGACCATTAATCGGTGACCTACCGGAATCAGGCCCTTAAGGCCCGGTGCATCATGTCGGGGAGCCTCCGCGAATCTCCAACTTCGTGTTCGCCAATGAACGCTCTTGCCGCGCACCCCCGAGGCAGCCCTAATCAATTCTAAGATGCCAGATCTGGACAGGCAGCTAAACTCCCCGCACTTGATGGGGGAATTATGCAGTTAGCTTGTCGGGCAGGGCCGCAGTGAGCAGCTATGATTTCCACGTTTACTTAAGTGAGCTGTTTTCCGCTTCGTAGTCGGGCCAGTTTCGCTGGGCtgattcttcctctttttcgaCTGTTGCCTAAGATGACGCGGACGTTTGACATAGACTATGTTCTGGCGAACATAAGTGACCAGGACAAGATTGCCTTACTATCTGGTTGTTGAAGTCTTGTTCACAGGACTCTGAAAGTGGCTGCTGACTCTAACCAGGAATTGATTTTTGGCACACACATCCCATTCCCCAGTTCAATGTACCCTCAGTACGAGTTACAGACGGACCGAACGGAATTCGAGGGACGAAGTTTTTCGCCGGTGTGCCAGCCGCTTGCCTACCATGTGGGACAGCTTTGGGTGCGACCTGGGACCGAGACCTGCTGCGACGTGCCGGTGAGCTCCTCGGAGACGAATGTATAGCAAAGGGTGCACATTGCTGGTTGGGCCCCACGGTGAACATGCAGCGGTCGCCACTAGGAGGGCGCGGCTTCGAGTCTTTCTCAGAGGATCCGTATCTGGCAGGTGTTGCGGCAGCTTCGATGATCGTTGGATGCGAAAGCAAGGGGATCATTGCCACTGTGAAACACTTCGTGGGCAACGACCAGGAACATGAGCGGCGAGCGGTCGATGTGATTGTGACGCCGCGGGCACTACGCGAAATATACCTGCGCCCTTTCCAGATCGTTGCTAGGGATGCGAGGCCGGGTGCGCTCATGACTTCTTATAATAAGGTTAACGGGAAGCATGTGGTGGAGGACCCAAAGATGTATGATCTGATCCGCAAGGACTGGGGGTGGGATCCGCTGGTCATGAGTGACTGGTACGGCACCTATACTACGATTGACTCAACGAATGCAGGACTGGACCTGGAAATGCCTGGCGTGTCAAGGTATAGGGGGAAATACATTGAGTCTGCTATGCAAGCGCGGCTCATCAAGTCGTCGACGTTGGATGCGCGGGCACGCAAGGTATTGGAATTTGTGCAGCGAGCGAGCCGGACCAAAGTCTCAGAGGTCGAGAAAGGGCGCAACCATCCAGAAGACCGCGCTCTCATGCGAACCCTCTGTTCAAATAGCATTGTGCTGCTAAAGAACGAGGAAAAcatcctcccgctcccgaaGAACGTAAAGAAGATCGCACTCATCGGATCCCATATCAAAACGCCGGCGATTTCTGGCGGCGGCAGTGCGGCGCTGAAGCCGTACTATGCTTCGACCCTGTACGATGCAGTACGTGAGGCTCTTCCGAATGCAGAAGTGTTGTATGAGACAGGAGCGCATGCCCATAACATGCTGCCGGTGATCGATCGCCTGTTGAGCAATGCAGTTATACACTTCTACAATGAGCCAATGACCCAGCCAAACCGCAAATGCTTGGGGACCGAACCGGTCACCACCACCGCGTTCCAATTCATGGACTATAAGCTTGCAGGGCTCAATAGGGCTCTTTTCTGGTCCACGCTGATCGGTGATTTCACGCCCGACCAATCAGGCATATGGGACTTTGGGCTGAGTGTTTTTGGAACTGCGAACTTGTACATCAACGATGAGTTGATCATTGACAACACGACTAAGCAAACTAAAGGGACAAGCTTCTTTGGGAAAGGCACCCGGGAGGAGATTGGCTCGATGAAGCTTACGGCCGGCCAAACATATAAAATCCGGATCGAGTTCGGTTCAGCAAACACAACAACGATGAAGACAACTGGAATGGTGAATTTTGGCGGGGGCGCTGCAAATCTGGGGGCCTCTCTGCGCCTGGACGCTGAGGAGATGATCAATCGAGCCGTCAAGGCGGCAGAAGATGCCGATTATGCCATTATCTGCACTGGCCTGAATCAGGACTGGGAATCAGAGGGATTCGATCGTCCGCACATGGATCTTCCTCCAGGTATTGATAAAATGATATCAGGCGTGCTAGATATAGCTGCGCACAAAACAGTGATTGTCAACCAGTCTGGGACTCCAGTAACAATGCCATGGGCAAGCCGGGCCAAGTCGATCGTACACTCATGGTATGGTGGCAACGAAACAGGGCACGGGATAGCTGATATCCTATTTGGGGACGTGAACCCCTCCGGTAAACTCTCCCTGTCTTGGCCCATCGATGTGAGGCACAATCCGGCGTATCTGAACTACGCCAGCGTTGGTGGTAGGGTGCTTTACGGCGAGGACATCTATGTTGGATATCGGTTTTATGAGAAGACCGGTCGTGAAGTCTTATTTCCATTTGGGTATGGTTCCTGAACATACCATGGATGAGTTATTGCTGATTGAGACGTAGCCATGGTTTATCCTATACCACTTTTGCGGTATCCCCAGAAGCCTTGGTCTCACCAGGAACATTCACACCAGAGAACCCTTCGAATGCAACGGTAAAGATCAAGAACATTGGCGGGGCTGCTGGTGCGCAAGTGCTGCAGCTATATGTGGCAGCACCCAATAGCCCGACACCGCGCCCGCAGAAGGAACTGCAGGGATTCGAGAAGGTGTTCCTGCGTccgggagaagaaaaaacagTGATAATTAGGCTTGACAAGTATGCAACCAGTTTTTGGGATGAGATCGAAGGGATGTGGAAGAGCGAGGCTGGCGTATACGAGGTACTGATTGGGACCTCGAGCGAGGATATTGTTGCCCGTGGACAGTTTGAAGTCAACCAGACGCGATACTGGAGTGGCCTTTAGCTGAGGAGCTGAGTAGCTTAGATTAGCTTAGACTAGAGACAAGCGTAGAATTGATTGTGTTATTGGAGGAAAATTGATTTTAGGCTGTGTGTTTGAGGCGATGCTGTGTACTTAgccgaggctgagaagaCGGAAGTCTTGGGTGGAACTTCAGAACCAACGGCCCTCCCAGCGACCATCATTTGATGATATTTATGGATGCTCAAGATACCCTGCGTGCATAATCTAACGGCCTGATTTTTAGCGTCGCCACTACCCAGGGCTGAAGAGTCTGTTGTCTAGCCCGCGAGGCCTCCCCGTACTCCCCGCAGTGATCTCCCTCGTTAATACTATCGTTCTCCCCACACATCGCAATTCTTGCAGATGGAGACTCCCTCGGGCCCTCCCAAGTCGCGAAAGCACACTAGAGTCTTGACAGCCTGTGAAGCTTGCCGCTTGTCCAAAACGCGTTGTGACAGCAGTCGTCCCTGCTGTGGTAAATGCCTCCGCCGGGGGGTTGCCTGCATATATCCTGAATCTGATCCACTGTCAATGTCAGCCTacctttgtttcttcttctctttctttatTTCGtttctgctctttcttctgcgGCATCAGTCTGCTATGGATTCTGCTATGTTCAAAATTAACTGCTCGTTAGACTTCAGGAATGGGGCTCCAAGATCCTTGAATCAGTCGAACGTCAGGAACACTTACTAGCAGAGACACTCGGGGCCGCCAGTCCCTCAAATAATCTGCCTGTTCCAGTTCAGCAACCGCAGTCGGTTTCCAACTTCATTCAGCCTTCAGTCGAGCCGCAAGATACGGAGCTGATTTCACGTAATGATACGCTGAGAACTCCAATCACTGGTTCAGATATGATCTTGAGCTGGCCCATTTTCCCCCAGGATAGACCAGTCTCAAcatttcctcctgctgcaTTTGAGGAAAAGCCCGATCGCTTTCCCACCGGTTGGTCCCCTATTCCTGCTTTTTCTGTGGAGTGAACTATGGAACACTGACCGTGGAAACTTACAGTCATTCCCAGCTTTGAACCGCGAAGAATACTAGAGCTACGGGAAATTTTTATGACCAAGATTCTAGCCAAGAACCCGATTATCGATCCAGAGCAGTTGGAGACATATATAGCGCGCGTGCTAGAGACAGGTATTGACtggtctgcttcttcatGTCTCGTGCTACTTGTCCTTGCACTGGCAGCTATTTGGGGCACCTACCCAGAGGATGAAACAAGAGAGGTCACATGCCCGGATCCTAGCTATGGAGCTTCTCAGACGGTGACCTACGTGACGGTAGCAGTGCCTGAGCACCGGATGAAAGAATCCCTCGGTTacctggccatggccagaaAACGAATATCCGCTGCCTATCTTGATAACACTCTTCTGGGAGTCCAATGTCTCTGCTTGTTCGGGTAAGTTGTTGCGAGATGGTCGTAAGCTTATGCTGACAAGCACCTAGATTCTGGTATCAGTATAACATCGAGCCGATTCCGGGTTGGAAAATGTTTCGCACGGCATCGATGCTGTGGCAGACATATAACATGAAACACCGGAGTGGAAATGGGGAAAGGTCTGCGCAAGAGGAGAGTATGGATTCCTGGCCCTAATCGAACTGTGAATCATGGTATAGCTAACGCGAGAAGGCCTGGAACAACGGCTCTACTGGACGTGCCTCAAATCCGAATGGTAAGCCTTCCGCGCTACACTGGCCCGGCAAATCACTGATCTGGGTAATCCATAGTGAGGTTCGATATGAGCTCTGCGAGCTACCACCATCCGATCTCTCGCTTTCAGACTTTCCATTTGCACTGCCGAGCTTTTCTGTCTACGACTCACCATATAGTGGTAGTCCTGATAACAATGCTCACAGCCCGTCCGCTCCGGCCTTAGACTCGACTCCATACTACTACTATCTCGCAGAGATATCCATGCGGAGACTGCTCAATCGCGTGCGAAATACTGTTCGGATCCTCTCGCCAAGTCTCAGTATTCCCGCTATCAAACAGTTGTCTGGTACACTTTGCCAGCTCGAAGATCAGCTGCATCAATGGGTGATATGTCTACCTCCCGCCCTCCGCTTTAATATGCCTCTTGAATCCCGCCCACCACCGAAAGAACCCGAGCTCGTGAAGCTCGTCCGAGAACGCTACGTTGAAGTCCGCGAGCTTCTCTGCCGCGCATACTTATACCTCTGTATTCACACCTCGTTAGACAGGGAGCTTGCAGCATTGTATGGCACCAAAGCAACTGAGTCACTGCTTCTCGCCGTATACCGCATTCAGCACGAAGTGCCCTTTTTCCGACACCCGGGATCATGGGGTGCATGCAGAGTGCGCTTCAATCACGCATTATGCCTCATAGCTGCCTTCAGGGCAAAGACCGATGAGATCCCTTCCGCTGAATATGTCAGTCTACCCGTTAACTGGGCCTCGTATGTCCGGGTAGTAATCGAGCGTTTAAAAATATGGGGCCAGGAAGGAGGTGGTATCAAAGAGCTGAGTTTTCTGCTGGAGTGGCTGATGCATGGGATTGTATAGCCTGGGCCAGAAGGAAAGGGTATTATGGCTGTATGATACACGAAACTATCCCGCATCATACGGACTTATTTCTCATCGTGTGTCCAATTCGCAACGGGACCGTGCTCCGATCTAAGAATTGACAGCGCCTGTTTTGGCACATCTGGCCCGCTTCAGCATCCAATCGCTTGCCTTAACTTCCTGCTAGCGTGCTATGGGACCTTGTACTGCCGCCTGACATTTTCAAGATACTCCTCGCATGGTGCAACTAGGGTGGGGTCAAAGAATCAAGTGACATTGATTGGACGAGGCAATACGAGCCTTCCGCCCTAGGTCATTGGCGTTTCTATCCTTGTTTGCCATTCAGCCTTGGATTTTATCCAGAGTTTTCAATGTTTGGCCTCAAACGAGCCTGCATGAGCAAGCTAGTCCGAGGGAGCTTATTATTGCGAAGGGAATCCTAACCAATGCCAAAGCTCTTCCCATTATATGTACAGCCACACAATCGACCTAGAATTCGACAGGGATAGGTACAACTACCGAGTCGGGTATGAGGTGTTTCTGAAGCCTGCCTATAATATTGGACTGGCGATGGGAATTAATCTAGCAGACGTTCCCAAAAGGAAATTAGCCCCGAAGAGTTGCATGTCCTAGATGTGGCTTAGGAAGACTTGTTAGCTCCGGGCTGAAAATCGCTATATATTGATTACTGGGATTTGACTGACGCACGCACTGTCTGCACTGGATTGTTCCTTGGTTCCAACCATGAGAAATGTTATGTTTACTTCTCGCAGCATTATTCAGCGCTGCAAATGTCCTAGCGCACCGACCTACTGCTGCATTGTCTTCCGTGAGCCAGGCAGCATGGGCGGCGTTTAACGAGTCGGTTAACGGGCATCTGTACAATGGCGAACCGTTCCTGGCTCCTTGTTATTTCCAATACGATGGGCAGGCCCAGGGGTCAGATGTTAAGGAATGTACTGTTCTGCAAAACGGCAGAACCAATGGGCGCTTTACTTCTGACCATTTTGGTGGATACCGACAAGTTT encodes the following:
- a CDS encoding protein bglH (transcript_id=CADANIAT00004796), which codes for MQRSPLGGRGFESFSEDPYLAGVAAASMIVGCESKGIIATVKHFVGNDQEHERRAVDVIVTPRALREIYLRPFQIVARDARPGALMTSYNKVNGKHVVEDPKMYDLIRKDWGWDPLVMSDWYGTYTTIDSTNAGLDLEMPGVSRYRGKYIESAMQARLIKSSTLDARARKVLEFVQRASRTKVSEVEKGRNHPEDRALMRTLCSNSIVLLKNEENILPLPKNVKKIALIGSHIKTPAISGGGSAALKPYYASTLYDAVREALPNAEVLYETGAHAHNMLPVIDRLLSNAVIHFYNEPMTQPNRKCLGTEPVTTTAFQFMDYKLAGLNRALFWSTLIGDFTPDQSGIWDFGLSVFGTANLYINDELIIDNTTKQTKGTSFFGKGTREEIGSMKLTAGQTYKIRIEFGSANTTTMKTTGMVNFGGGAANLGASLRLDAEEMINRAVKAAEDADYAIICTGLNQDWESEGFDRPHMDLPPVIVNQSGTPVTMPWASRAKSIVHSWYGGNETGHGIADILFGDVNPSGKLSLSWPIDVRHNPAYLNYASVGGRVLYGEDIYVGYRFYEKTGREVLFPFGYGS
- a CDS encoding uncharacterized protein (transcript_id=CADANIAT00004797) — protein: METPSGPPKSRKHTRVLTACEACRLSKTRCDSSRPCCGKCLRRGVACIYPESDPLSILQEWGSKILESVERQEHLLAETLGAASPSNNLPVPVQQPQSVSNFIQPSVEPQDTELISRNDTLRTPITGSDMILSWPIFPQDRPVSTFPPAAFEEKPDRFPTVIPSFEPRRILELREIFMTKILAKNPIIDPEQLETYIARVLETGIDWSASSCLVLLVLALAAIWGTYPEDETREVTCPDPSYGASQTVTYVTVAVPEHRMKESLGYLAMARKRISAAYLDNTLLGVQCLCLFGFWYQYNIEPIPGWKMFRTASMLWQTYNMKHRSGNGERSAQEESLEQRLYWTCLKSECEVRYELCELPPSDLSLSDFPFALPSFSVYDSPYSGSPDNNAHSPSAPALDSTPYYYYLAEISMRRLLNRVRNTVRILSPSLSIPAIKQLSGTLCQLEDQLHQWVICLPPALRFNMPLESRPPPKEPELVKLVRERYVEVRELLCRAYLYLCIHTSLDRELAALYGTKATESLLLAVYRIQHEVPFFRHPGSWGACRVRFNHALCLIAAFRAKTDEIPSAEYVSLPVNWASYVRVVIERLKIWGQEGGGIKELSFLLEWLMHGIV